From Lolium perenne isolate Kyuss_39 chromosome 5, Kyuss_2.0, whole genome shotgun sequence, a single genomic window includes:
- the LOC127300622 gene encoding lipid phosphate phosphatase 2, with translation MADIQLGCYTIKSHGAKVARIHMYDWIILLLLAVIDGLLNIIEPFHRFVGKDMMTDLRYPLKGNTVPFWAVPIIGIVLPCFIFGGIYFKKKNFYDLHHGILGILYSVLITAVITDAIKDGVGRPRPDFFWRCFPDGKDVYDNVTTGVLCHGEKSVIKEGHKSFPSGHSSWSFAGLGFLAWYLTGKIAVFDRKGHIAKLCIMVLPLLTAALVAVSRVDDYWHHWQDVFAGSIIGFTVASFCYLQFFPYPYDTDALWPHAYTLQLAETRASGIAANSFSVRPSEIEATNIPEGDGHGGIGLRDTSPILEDMEAGRRYEN, from the exons ATGGCGGATATCCAGTTAGGGTGTTACACTATAAAGTCCCATGGAGCCAAAGTGGCAAGAATCCACATGTATGACTGGATAATACTCCTCCTCCTTGCTGTCATAGATGGACTGTTGAATATAATTGAGCCTTTTCACCGTTTCGTGGGGAAGGACATGATGACTGACTTGAGATACCCATTGAAGGGCAACACAGTGCCCTTTTGGGCTGTTCCG ATCATTGGAATTGTATTACCATGTTTCATCTTTGGTGGGATTTACTTCAAAAAGAAGAATTTCTATGATTTGCACCATGGCATACTGG GTATTCTTTATTCAGTGCTCATAACTGCGGTGATTACTGATGCAATTAAGGATGGAGTTGGGCGACCACGTCCAGATTTCTTCTGGCGTTGTTTCCCAGATGGAAAGGAT GTTTATGATAATGTCACTACTGGTGTTCTGTGCCATGGGGAGAAGAGTGTCATCAAAGAAGGTCACAAGAGCTTCCCAAGTGGACACTCATCAT GGTCTTTCGCTGGCCTAGGCTTCCTTGCGTGGTACTTAACTGGGAAGATAGCAGTTTTTGACCGTAAAGGTCATATTGCAAAACTGTGCATCATGGTTCTGCCTCTACTTACTGCTGCACTAGTTGCTGTTTCTCGAGTGGATGACTACTGGCATCACTGGCAGGATGTATTTGCAGGATCTATTATAG GTTTCACAGTGGCGTCATTTTGTTACCTGCAATTTTTCCCATATCCTTATGATACAGATG CATTGTGGCCTCATGCGTACACCCTCCAGTTGGCTGAGACACGCGCCAGTGGCATTGCAGCAAACTCCTTTAGTGTGCGGCCCTCAGAGATCGAGGCCACCAATATTCCGGAAGGGGACGGGCATGGTGGGATCGGCCTAAGAGACACTAGTCCCATTCTAGAAGACATGGAGGCTGGCAGGAGATATGAAAACTAG